A single Desulfatibacillum aliphaticivorans DSM 15576 DNA region contains:
- the acs gene encoding acetate--CoA ligase alpha subunit, with protein sequence MPATIKTIMEPKSIAVIGATDRIGSVGRAVVTNIIEGGFTGVLYPVNPRARSVVANRAYPTIKDIPDDVDMAVVIVPAPMVVDVVEQAAEKGASGVVVITAGFKEVGGEGVKLENELKAVVKERGIRLIGPNCLGIINTAPGFSMNASFAQAMPAPGNIGFISQSGAMCTAVLDLAMGRNIGFSKFISFGNKADVSEIDLLEYLGQDPDTDVILMYLEDITDGRKFMDVARKITWKYKKPMLAIKSGRSEEGAKAVSSHTGSLAGSDASYDAIFQQSGIQRVEDVNEMFHYATAFSQMPLPRGNRIAIVTNAGGPGIMTTDAAVRHGLKLAEFGERTRRILGKNLPPTANINNPVDVIGDADYQRYEAALRAVVDDGDVDGAIVVLTPQKMTDVLETAQMVPRVLEGVVKPVLCSFMGIVDVSVGVRYLEENNIPNYSFPEEAVRALKSMVHFSKDVEPNENIRREYVHYDVDSKSVNAIIKEKLKDVDRVTLPQSEANEILKIYGFPVLQNRVATSPEEVKPIMDELGTPVVMKIISRDIVHKFDAGGVMLNIESLEEAQAAYDQILLNAKAFKEDAVIDGVLVEQMAEKGVEIIIGSHNDPSFGPMCMFGLGGTFVEAIGDVSFRLAPMWESSAVEMIGSTKASTILGGLRGKPPSDIDAIKDCLLRLSQLVTDHPEIVEMDINPLIVYPKGCKVADSRITLAKREDADDEEDESGEDPGVAVS encoded by the coding sequence ATGCCAGCGACAATCAAGACTATAATGGAGCCAAAATCCATTGCGGTTATTGGAGCAACAGACCGTATCGGCAGCGTGGGCAGGGCCGTGGTGACCAATATTATCGAGGGCGGGTTCACCGGCGTGTTGTATCCGGTCAATCCCCGCGCGCGGTCCGTGGTCGCCAACAGGGCTTATCCCACGATTAAGGATATTCCGGACGACGTGGACATGGCCGTGGTCATCGTACCCGCTCCCATGGTGGTGGACGTTGTGGAACAGGCCGCGGAAAAGGGCGCCAGCGGCGTGGTTGTTATCACCGCCGGATTCAAGGAAGTGGGCGGTGAGGGCGTTAAGCTGGAAAACGAGCTTAAGGCCGTGGTCAAGGAGCGGGGAATCCGTCTCATCGGCCCTAACTGCCTGGGCATCATCAACACCGCTCCCGGCTTCAGCATGAACGCCAGCTTCGCCCAGGCCATGCCTGCTCCGGGCAATATCGGGTTCATCTCCCAGTCCGGCGCCATGTGCACCGCGGTTTTGGATTTGGCTATGGGCCGGAACATCGGCTTTTCCAAGTTCATATCCTTTGGAAACAAGGCCGATGTCAGCGAAATCGACCTTTTGGAGTACCTGGGGCAGGATCCGGACACGGACGTCATCCTCATGTATCTGGAGGACATTACAGACGGCCGGAAGTTTATGGACGTAGCCCGGAAAATCACCTGGAAGTACAAGAAGCCCATGCTGGCCATCAAGTCGGGCCGTTCGGAAGAGGGCGCCAAGGCGGTCTCCTCCCACACCGGATCCCTGGCCGGCAGCGACGCTTCTTACGACGCCATTTTCCAGCAAAGCGGCATCCAGCGCGTGGAAGACGTGAACGAAATGTTCCATTACGCCACGGCTTTTTCGCAAATGCCTTTGCCCAGGGGCAACCGCATCGCCATTGTCACCAACGCCGGCGGCCCCGGCATCATGACCACGGACGCGGCCGTGCGCCACGGCCTGAAGCTGGCGGAATTCGGCGAGCGCACCAGGCGCATCCTGGGCAAGAACCTGCCCCCCACAGCCAACATCAATAACCCTGTTGACGTTATCGGGGACGCGGACTACCAGCGTTACGAGGCCGCTTTAAGGGCGGTTGTGGACGACGGCGACGTGGACGGCGCCATTGTGGTGCTCACTCCGCAAAAGATGACCGACGTCCTGGAAACCGCCCAGATGGTTCCCAGGGTTCTGGAAGGGGTGGTCAAGCCGGTGCTGTGTTCGTTCATGGGCATTGTGGATGTGTCCGTGGGGGTGCGCTACCTGGAGGAGAACAACATCCCCAACTACAGCTTTCCCGAGGAAGCGGTGCGCGCCCTCAAATCCATGGTGCATTTTTCCAAGGACGTGGAGCCCAATGAAAACATCCGGCGCGAGTATGTGCATTACGATGTGGACTCCAAATCCGTGAACGCCATTATCAAGGAAAAGCTCAAGGACGTTGACAGGGTGACCCTGCCTCAGTCCGAAGCCAACGAAATCCTGAAAATTTACGGATTTCCTGTGCTCCAAAATCGGGTGGCGACCTCTCCGGAAGAGGTTAAGCCCATTATGGATGAGCTCGGGACTCCCGTGGTCATGAAAATCATCTCCCGCGACATTGTGCACAAGTTCGACGCCGGAGGCGTGATGCTGAACATCGAATCCCTGGAGGAGGCCCAGGCCGCCTACGATCAGATTCTGCTCAACGCCAAGGCTTTCAAGGAGGACGCGGTCATCGACGGAGTCCTGGTGGAGCAAATGGCTGAAAAGGGCGTGGAGATCATCATAGGCTCCCATAACGACCCCAGCTTCGGACCCATGTGCATGTTCGGCCTGGGCGGCACCTTTGTGGAAGCCATCGGCGACGTTTCCTTCCGCCTGGCGCCCATGTGGGAGTCCAGCGCCGTGGAAATGATCGGCTCCACCAAGGCCTCCACCATCCTGGGCGGGCTCCGGGGCAAGCCGCCTTCGGACATCGACGCCATCAAGGATTGCCTGCTGCGCCTTTCCCAGTTGGTTACGGATCATCCTGAGATCGTTGAAATGGACATCAACCCTCTGATTGTATATCCTAAGGGATGCAAAGTGGCTGACAGCAGGATCACCCTTGCCAAGAGGGAGGATGCAGACGATGAAGAAGACGAATCCGGTGAAGACCCGGGCGTGGCTGTTTCTTGA
- the pgi gene encoding glucose-6-phosphate isomerase, which yields MKKTNPVKTRAWLFLEKHYEDIKNRHMRDFFKEDPRRFDNFSLALDDILVDFSKNRITTKTLELLLNLAHEAGLKEMINSMFSGEHINETENRAVLHTALRRQGDGPVLADGKDVMPDVRAVLEQMRVFSGRIVTGEWKGFTGKAITDVVNIGIGGSDLGPVMVTECLKPYAKPHMNVHFVSNVDGTHIAETLKLLNPETTLFMIASKTFTTQETMTNAYTARAWFLEKAGDKKHVARHFVALSTNKEAVEEFGIDSQNMFEFWDWVGGRYSLWSAIGLSIACYVGFENFHELLKGAYAMDVHFQKEPFERNIPVILALIGIWYNNFFNAQTEAILPYDQYMHRFPAYFQQGNMESNGKSVDRDGNPVTWQTGPIIWGEPGTNGQHAFYQLIHQGTKMIPADFLAPAQSHNPIGEHHKILLSNFFAQTEALMNGKTAGEVQKELEAAGKLPEEIAKILPHKVFDGNRPTNSILFKKLTPRTLGSLIAMYEHKIFVQGALWNIYSFDQWGVELGKQLAKKILPELEDERPVNSHDASTNGLINAYKHMMG from the coding sequence ATGAAGAAGACGAATCCGGTGAAGACCCGGGCGTGGCTGTTTCTTGAAAAGCATTATGAGGATATAAAAAACCGGCATATGCGGGACTTTTTTAAGGAAGACCCGCGCCGGTTCGATAACTTTTCCCTGGCTTTGGACGACATCCTGGTGGATTTCTCCAAAAACAGGATCACCACCAAAACCCTGGAGCTGCTTCTGAATCTGGCCCACGAGGCCGGACTCAAGGAAATGATAAACAGCATGTTCTCCGGGGAGCATATCAACGAAACCGAGAACAGGGCGGTGCTCCACACCGCCCTACGGCGTCAGGGCGACGGGCCCGTCCTGGCGGACGGCAAAGACGTCATGCCGGATGTGCGCGCGGTGCTGGAGCAAATGCGGGTTTTTTCCGGCCGGATTGTTACCGGAGAGTGGAAAGGCTTCACCGGCAAGGCCATAACCGATGTGGTGAACATAGGCATCGGCGGCTCCGACCTGGGGCCCGTCATGGTCACGGAATGCCTGAAGCCATACGCCAAACCCCACATGAACGTCCATTTCGTCTCCAATGTGGACGGAACCCACATCGCCGAAACCCTCAAGCTCCTGAACCCGGAAACCACCCTGTTCATGATCGCCTCCAAAACCTTCACCACTCAGGAGACCATGACCAACGCCTACACGGCCCGGGCCTGGTTTCTGGAAAAAGCCGGGGATAAAAAGCATGTGGCCAGGCATTTTGTCGCCTTGTCCACCAACAAGGAAGCGGTGGAGGAGTTTGGCATCGATTCCCAAAACATGTTCGAGTTCTGGGACTGGGTGGGCGGCCGCTACTCCCTGTGGTCGGCCATTGGCCTGTCCATCGCGTGCTACGTGGGGTTTGAGAATTTCCACGAACTCCTTAAAGGGGCCTACGCCATGGACGTGCATTTTCAAAAGGAGCCTTTTGAAAGGAACATCCCGGTCATCCTGGCGCTGATTGGAATCTGGTACAATAATTTCTTCAACGCGCAAACCGAGGCCATCCTGCCTTACGATCAATACATGCACCGCTTTCCGGCGTATTTTCAACAAGGGAACATGGAAAGCAACGGCAAGTCCGTGGATCGGGACGGCAATCCCGTAACCTGGCAAACCGGTCCCATCATCTGGGGAGAGCCGGGCACCAACGGTCAGCACGCCTTTTATCAACTGATCCACCAGGGAACCAAGATGATTCCGGCGGATTTTCTGGCGCCGGCACAATCTCATAATCCCATAGGAGAGCATCATAAGATTCTTCTTTCCAACTTTTTCGCCCAGACCGAAGCCTTGATGAACGGCAAGACCGCCGGGGAAGTGCAAAAGGAGTTGGAGGCGGCAGGAAAATTGCCGGAGGAGATCGCCAAAATTTTGCCGCACAAGGTTTTTGATGGCAATCGGCCCACCAACTCCATCTTGTTCAAAAAATTGACTCCTAGAACCTTGGGGAGTCTCATCGCCATGTACGAGCACAAAATTTTCGTCCAGGGCGCTTTGTGGAACATCTACTCCTTTGATCAATGGGGCGTGGAGCTGGGCAAGCAGCTCGCCAAAAAGATTCTGCCGGAGTTGGAAGACGAAAGGCCCGTGAACTCCCACGACGCCTCCACAAACGGATTGATCAATGCGTACAAGCATATGATGGGATAA